The window TCGCCATGGATTCGAACTAGTTGAGGTAGAAGACCGTAACAGTTTGCCTCTGACAAAGGGGGGAACACCACCGATGTCTACTGGTACTCTGGTACAGAAGGAAGAATTTCCTCCGCCATGTAAGCCTCATGTAGTTCAGACCTCAGACTGACCCCTGTTATgtagtactccttccgttccaaaatagatgaaaatagaaagttagtataaagttgagtcatctattttagaatggagggagtTTAACTTTTTATTCtttccgttccgaattacttgtcgcagtatagatatatctagatgtattttagttctagatacatacaTTTCAGCGACGAATAATCTGAAACGGAGGGAGCATTTTGGAGCGGATGGAGTACTACATTCTGGTTGATGCATTTCAGTAATGCTGAAACTCTACATTCTGGTTGATGTATGTTGTCAGGTATGGGACGTGATCACGTGAACATCATCCGGGCGGCGGTGAAGGACTACTACGACGGAGGCACGGGCGAATTCGTGGACGCGCTGAACAAGAGCATAAAGgtgtgatttttttttttgaaattgttcTGAATAATTTTTCATCTGATCTATATGTAGCTGGTTCATCAGATGGTCATGTGATTTGTAATTATGATATTTTGTGGTAACTGACGCTGATCGATATACTGATTGCAGGGGGCTGATCGATATACTGATTGCAGGGGGCTTGGTCAGGCAAAGTGCACGGATGGGAGGATTACGGCAAGAACCAGACGGCGTGTCCTGACATGTACGTTTGCTTGGCTGCGTTTTTtttacaaagaaaaaaaataaataaggAAATCTTCAATATTTATTCAGTTGTGTATAATTAGGAGTGCGTAAATAAGTACTCGTATTTATTGTACGAACAGTTATTAGTATTCCAGAATATCGCATTTAAGGGTTTGATCGATCACATTCTAACTCTGCGAAGATATGGGTCGGAGAGCATCACCGCAGCATGCGACTCGGCGTACAAGGACGCGACGGAAGATTCGATGGTGGGCGGTATGTATAATTGCAGTATATCCGGTCAAACTAACATTTGACATCGGAGTAATAAGTACAAAAATGACCACTGCATTTGTCGGCTGCAGCGGGAGCAGGCTGCCGGTGGTGAACCTGAGGCT is drawn from Triticum aestivum cultivar Chinese Spring unplaced genomic scaffold, IWGSC CS RefSeq v2.1 scaffold19987, whole genome shotgun sequence and contains these coding sequences:
- the LOC123172397 gene encoding uncharacterized protein, which gives rise to MSTGTLVQKEEFPPPCMGRDHVNIIRAAVKDYYDGGTGEFVDALNKSIKGADRYTDCRGLGQAKCTDGRITARTRRRVLTYMGRRASPQHATRRTRTRRKIRWWAREQAAGGEPEAGARRRPIGGYAQQDIWSIQGLVIIMSLFIDCK